One Aegilops tauschii subsp. strangulata cultivar AL8/78 chromosome 7, Aet v6.0, whole genome shotgun sequence genomic window carries:
- the LOC109777755 gene encoding ubiquitin-like, translating to MANVAPKLRPISTARAPTTAQPPPRNQSPARRPLHKNRSRSIKIHVRLLNNTAHDLEVDGSDTNGSVKTKIMEKEGVPPQQQLLFFADEGLEDARTLADHGIEDGASVCLIAINMMQG from the exons ATGGCAAATGTAGCT CCCAAGCTCAGACCGATCTCGACCGCGCGCGCTCCGACGACCGCCCAGCCGCCGCCCAGGAACCAatcgccggcgcgccgccccctCCATAAGAATCGCTCAAG ATCGATAAAGATCCACGTGAGGTTGCTAAACAACACGGCCCACGATCTCGAGGTGGACGGCTCGGACACCAACGGCAGCGTGAAGACGAAGATCATGGAAAAGGAGGGAGTCCCACCGCAGCAGCAGCTCCTCTTCTTCGCCGATGAGGGGCTGGAGGATGCCCGGACGCTCGCGGACCATGGCATCGAGGACGGGGCCTCGGTTTGCCTGATCGCCATCAACATGATGCAGGGTTAA
- the LOC109777758 gene encoding pathogenesis-related protein PRB1-3: protein MEYCYSSKLAWSLVLAFAMAAAITSPCAAQNAPADFVSLHNSSRALVGVGPVTWDTTVANYALSYANQRKADCSLVHSGGTYGENIFWGSAGGTWTASSAVTMWTDEKQFYDYATNTCATNKVCGHYTQVVWTSSTSIGCARVVCDSNRGVFIICNYSLRGNIAGQKPY, encoded by the coding sequence ATGGAGTACTGCTACTCTTCGAAGCTGGCCTGGTCCCTGGTCCTCGCCTTCGCCATGGCAGCCGCCATCACCTCGCCGTGCGCTGCCCAGAACGCCCCGGCGGACTTCGTGAGCCTCCACAACTCTTCGCGCGCGCTTGTCGGCGTCGGGCCGGTGACATGGGACACCACGGTGGCGAATTACGCGCTGAGCTACGCGAACCAGCGCAAAGCCGACTGCAGCCTGGTGCACTCCGGCGGGACGTACGGGGAGAACATCTTCTGGGGCTCCGCCGGCGGCACCTGGACGGCGTCGAGCGCCGTCACCATGTGGACCGACGAGAAGCAGTTCTACGACTACGCCACCAACACCTGCGCGACCAACAAGGTGTGCGGCCATTACACCCAGGTGGTGTGGACGTCCTCCACGTCCATCGGCTGCGCGCGCGTCGTCTGCGACAGCAACCGCGGCGTGTTCATCATCTGCAACTACAGCCTGCGGGGCAACATCGCCGGACAGAAACCCTACTAG
- the LOC123493372 gene encoding uncharacterized protein has product MKLFVETLAGKTITVKVDPSDTINVVKAKIQDQQCLTFGEKELEDRRTVADYSIQDESTLHLDLRYQRKRKQPSVMRGEQPKSAKKKRMEYQIFLKGLVDKTTALEVACSDTVRSVKEMIRDRQDIPVDEQRLIYAGQQLEDGRTMDDYGIKKESTLHLLLRLRSCGPNNCPRVPIPTVVT; this is encoded by the coding sequence ATGAAGCTCTTTGTTGAAACCCTCGCCGGCAAGACGATCACCGTCAAGGTCGACCCGTCGGACACCATCAACGTTGTTAAGGCCAAAATTCAGGACCAGCAGTGCCTTACCTTTGGCGAGAAGGAGCTAGAGGACAGACGCACCGTGGCCGATTACAGCATCCAGGATGAATCCACTCTTCATCTTGATCTGCGCTACCAGAGAAAGCGAAAGCAGCCAAGTGTCATGCGTGGTGAGCAGCCCAAATCTGCAAAAAAGAAGAGAATGGAGTATCAAATCTTTCTCAAAGGGCTTGTAGACAAAACCACCGCCCTTGAGGTTGCCTGCTCGGATACCGTCAGAAGTGTCAAGGAGATGATTCGGGACCGGCAGGACATTCCCGTGGATGAGCAGAGGCTGATCTATGCAGGGCAACAGCTTGAAGATGGTCGCACCATGGATGACTATGGCATCAAGAAGGAATCTACACTTCACCTCTTGCTCCGCCTCCGATCATGCGGTCCTAATAATTGCCCAAGAGTACCTATCCCAACAGTGGTAACCTAG